A window from Gemmatimonadaceae bacterium encodes these proteins:
- a CDS encoding glycosyltransferase, with the protein MTHVSVVVPTYRRPALLERTLGALARQVRGDWTYDVIVADDAASEETRDQVRRWDGRHGVPIAYVPVNGAVHGPAAARNAGWRRATGEWIAFTDDDTVPSPTWLDEAMRCLTERSCAAGWGAVVVPLPEVPTDYERAAAGLETAGFVTANCFVRRDVLGRLGGFDTSFAEAWREDSDLYFRLLADGQRVIEVPRAVVVHPVRPAGWGVSVRQERKTAYDALLYRKHPRLYRRFIRPRRPADYSVAAMAAAGTFAALAAGTATIAAWSLAAWCLATGSIAWRRLRGTSRAPAHIAEMLVTSAVLPIASFYWGIRGAIRYRVLFW; encoded by the coding sequence ATGACCCACGTCAGCGTCGTCGTGCCGACGTATCGCCGGCCCGCGCTGCTCGAGCGGACGCTGGGCGCCCTCGCGCGCCAGGTGCGGGGCGACTGGACGTACGATGTGATCGTCGCCGATGACGCAGCGAGCGAGGAAACGCGGGACCAGGTCAGGCGGTGGGATGGCCGGCACGGCGTCCCGATCGCCTATGTGCCGGTGAACGGCGCCGTGCACGGGCCCGCGGCCGCGCGCAACGCGGGCTGGCGCCGGGCGACCGGCGAGTGGATCGCGTTCACTGACGACGACACGGTGCCGTCGCCGACGTGGCTGGATGAGGCGATGCGCTGCCTAACGGAGCGGTCCTGCGCCGCCGGGTGGGGCGCCGTGGTCGTGCCGCTGCCCGAGGTGCCCACCGACTACGAGCGAGCGGCGGCCGGACTCGAGACCGCCGGCTTCGTCACCGCTAACTGTTTCGTGCGCCGCGACGTGCTGGGGCGGCTGGGCGGTTTCGATACGTCGTTTGCCGAGGCGTGGCGGGAGGACAGCGACCTCTATTTCCGGCTGCTCGCCGACGGCCAACGCGTGATCGAGGTGCCGCGCGCGGTGGTGGTGCACCCGGTGCGTCCGGCCGGGTGGGGCGTTAGCGTTAGGCAGGAGCGGAAGACGGCGTACGACGCACTGCTCTATCGAAAGCACCCACGTTTGTACCGCCGGTTCATTCGTCCCCGCCGGCCGGCCGATTACTCCGTTGCGGCGATGGCGGCGGCCGGCACGTTCGCCGCCCTGGCCGCCGGAACCGCTACCATCGCGGCGTGGTCACTGGCGGCGTGGTGTCTCGCCACCGGTTCCATTGCGTGGCGCAGGCTGCGCGGCACCTCGCGTGCGCCGGCGCACATTGCCGAAATGCTCGTCACCTCGGCCGTACTCCCCATCGCGTCATTCTACTGGGGCATACGCGGGGCGATCCGATACCGTGTCCTCTTCTGGTAG
- a CDS encoding glycosyltransferase encodes MRKHIAMISEHASPVAALGGTDNGGQNVYVAYLARELAGRGHEVDVFTRRESPEIPTVLERRPGVRIVHVEAGPARQLPKEQLLPYMAAFADWMLNFMDRDGATYDVAHANFWTSAVVAMQLKREIGLPFAVTFHALGRVRRMYQGAADGFPEERGALEEQAIDAAGAVIAECPQDAEDLRAHYGARTRLRQIPCGVDVRRFHPVAPARARARLGLPLEGPLMLQLGRLVPRKGVDDVIRALAIVRRTHGIDARLLVVGGDTEAPDERATPYLGTLRQIAEAERVADRVVFVGRRDPGVLRYYYSAADIFLTTPWYEPFGITPLEAMACGTPVVGTAVGGIKHTVLHGETGFLVAPHDPHGIAASAALLLQDSMLRARMSRHAIARVRTWFQWCDVGRAVDALYDDVLAAERREVRRRARAVGPAR; translated from the coding sequence ATGAGGAAGCACATCGCGATGATCAGCGAGCACGCCTCGCCCGTGGCGGCGTTAGGCGGCACCGACAACGGGGGGCAGAACGTCTACGTGGCGTATCTGGCGCGCGAGCTGGCCGGCCGCGGGCACGAGGTGGACGTGTTCACGCGGCGCGAGTCGCCCGAGATCCCGACGGTGCTCGAGCGGCGGCCCGGCGTCCGCATCGTGCACGTCGAGGCGGGGCCGGCGCGGCAGCTGCCCAAGGAGCAGCTGCTTCCGTACATGGCGGCATTTGCCGACTGGATGTTGAACTTCATGGATCGCGACGGCGCGACGTACGACGTCGCGCACGCGAATTTCTGGACATCGGCGGTGGTCGCGATGCAGCTCAAGCGCGAAATCGGGCTGCCGTTTGCCGTCACGTTCCACGCGTTAGGCCGGGTGCGGCGGATGTACCAGGGCGCGGCGGATGGCTTCCCCGAGGAGCGCGGCGCTCTCGAGGAGCAGGCCATCGACGCCGCCGGCGCCGTGATCGCCGAGTGTCCGCAGGACGCCGAGGATCTTCGCGCGCACTACGGCGCGCGGACACGGCTGCGCCAGATCCCCTGCGGCGTCGACGTTCGGCGCTTTCATCCGGTTGCGCCAGCGCGCGCCCGGGCGCGGCTCGGCCTTCCGCTGGAGGGGCCGCTGATGCTCCAGTTAGGCAGGCTGGTGCCCCGCAAAGGCGTGGACGATGTGATCCGGGCGCTCGCCATCGTGCGCCGCACGCACGGCATCGACGCGCGGCTGTTGGTGGTGGGCGGCGACACCGAAGCGCCCGACGAGCGTGCAACGCCGTACCTCGGCACGCTGCGCCAGATCGCCGAAGCCGAGCGCGTTGCCGACCGTGTGGTGTTCGTCGGGCGGAGGGATCCCGGGGTGCTGCGCTACTACTATAGCGCGGCCGACATTTTTCTGACGACGCCGTGGTACGAACCGTTCGGCATCACGCCGTTGGAAGCCATGGCGTGCGGGACGCCGGTGGTCGGGACGGCCGTTGGCGGCATCAAGCACACCGTGTTGCACGGAGAGACCGGGTTCCTGGTGGCGCCTCACGATCCGCACGGCATCGCGGCGAGCGCGGCGCTCCTGCTGCAGGACAGCATGCTGCGCGCGCGCATGTCGCGGCATGCAATCGCGCGTGTGCGAACGTGGTTCCAGTGGTGTGACGTAGGCCGCGCGGTGGATGCGCTGTACGACGACGTGCTGGCTGCCGAGCGACGCGAAGTACGGCGGCGCGCGCGGGCGGTGGGGCCGGCGCGATGA
- a CDS encoding glycosyltransferase family 9 protein, translating into MTSDWSGVRRVLCVRLDGVGDVLMTTPALGAVKGADGERHVTLLTSPAGSAVAALAPSVDDVIVYDAPWLKATRPRTTSAADHAMAHILRTHAFDAAVVFTVFSQSALPAALLCYLADIPRRLAHARENPYQLLTTWVADPEPAGGIRHEVERQLDLVAAVGWRPADTRLTLCPSPRHDEAAASMLCSLGINDDAWVVLHPGASAASRRYPAASFAAAGRSLAARGGVRIVVTGGADEHELVRDVCAQIGAPAIDLCGQLDLGSFAALVARAPLVITNNTGPAHVAAAMGTPVVVLYALTNPQHTPWQVPCRVLSHDVPCRYCFKSVCPETHHNCLRLVPPPAVADAALDLLQSRCGAARGAPVRVEG; encoded by the coding sequence ATGACGAGCGATTGGTCGGGGGTGCGCCGCGTGCTCTGCGTGCGTCTGGACGGCGTGGGCGACGTGTTGATGACGACGCCTGCGTTAGGCGCGGTGAAGGGGGCGGACGGAGAGCGGCACGTCACACTGCTCACCTCGCCGGCCGGCTCGGCTGTCGCGGCGCTGGCGCCGAGCGTCGACGATGTCATCGTCTACGACGCGCCGTGGCTCAAAGCGACGCGGCCGCGGACCACGAGTGCCGCCGATCACGCCATGGCGCACATTCTTCGGACGCACGCATTCGATGCGGCGGTGGTGTTCACGGTGTTCAGCCAGAGCGCGCTGCCGGCGGCGCTGCTGTGTTATCTGGCCGACATCCCGCGCCGGCTCGCGCACGCGCGTGAGAATCCGTATCAGCTGCTCACGACCTGGGTCGCCGACCCGGAGCCGGCCGGCGGCATCCGCCACGAGGTGGAGCGTCAACTCGACCTCGTGGCAGCCGTCGGCTGGAGGCCGGCCGATACGCGGCTGACGTTGTGTCCATCGCCGCGCCACGACGAGGCGGCGGCGTCCATGCTCTGTTCGTTAGGCATCAACGACGATGCTTGGGTCGTGCTGCATCCCGGCGCATCGGCGGCATCCCGCCGGTATCCCGCGGCGTCGTTTGCCGCGGCCGGACGATCGCTCGCCGCACGCGGCGGCGTGCGCATCGTCGTCACCGGTGGAGCGGACGAGCACGAGCTGGTTCGTGACGTGTGCGCGCAGATCGGTGCGCCGGCGATCGATCTGTGCGGACAGCTCGACCTCGGCTCCTTCGCGGCGCTGGTGGCTCGCGCGCCGCTCGTGATCACGAACAACACGGGGCCGGCGCACGTGGCGGCGGCGATGGGCACGCCGGTCGTCGTGCTCTACGCATTGACGAATCCGCAGCACACGCCGTGGCAGGTTCCGTGTCGGGTGCTGTCGCACGATGTACCCTGCCGGTACTGCTTCAAGAGCGTGTGTCCCGAGACGCACCACAACTGCCTGCGATTGGTGCCGCCGCCGGCGGTGGCCGACGCCGCGCTCGACCTGTTGCAATCACGATGCGGCGCCGCGCGAGGCGCGCCCGTGCGTGTGGAGGGATGA
- a CDS encoding carbamoyltransferase C-terminal domain-containing protein, whose protein sequence is MWRDDGMYTLGINAAFHDPAACLVRDGEVVAAAEEERFTKIKHGKRPVPFSTWELPFHAIDACLAAADVALCDVDHVAYSFDPGLLLGERARDRTIAIPLDGARAADQGADAWEPLFLSHIVNAPGQLIDGVPHHLERRWRGARRGDLSWHFVGHHAAHAASAFLASPYGDAAVMCLDGRGERATTSYWQGHDAAIDPLGEVRLPHSLGLLYEDVTQYLGFLRSSDEYKVMALASFGRPEFVDEFRSMIAIGDDGGYSIDDLELERRFGARRLRGAQIEQRHYDIARSLQVVLEETVIRLASWLRERTRSPRLCMAGGVALNCVMNARLRDSGVFDDVWVQPAAGDAGTALGAGLMVDASERGATSHTRMEHVYFGPSFADDEIERFLQWSKVPYRRVPDIAEAAAALLAGNKVIGWFQGAMEFGPRALGARSILASPIDAAMQVRLNEIKDREDFRPVAPVVLEEEAASWFCGAGAAAPFMLFTFEVRSEKADCIPAIRHVDGTARVQTIRRDQNARYYDLIRAFERRTGVPVLVNTSFNTRGEPIVCTPRDAIECFWTSPLDALAIGSFVLEKPVHHVDVHAP, encoded by the coding sequence GTGTGGAGGGATGACGGGATGTATACGTTAGGCATCAACGCCGCGTTCCACGATCCAGCGGCCTGTCTCGTGCGCGACGGCGAGGTGGTGGCTGCGGCGGAAGAAGAACGGTTCACCAAAATTAAACACGGGAAGCGGCCGGTGCCGTTTTCCACGTGGGAGCTGCCGTTTCACGCCATCGACGCGTGCCTGGCAGCGGCCGATGTCGCGCTGTGCGACGTCGATCACGTGGCGTATTCGTTCGACCCTGGTTTGCTGCTGGGCGAACGGGCTCGTGACCGGACGATTGCGATTCCGCTCGATGGAGCGCGAGCGGCCGATCAGGGCGCCGATGCGTGGGAGCCGCTCTTTCTCTCGCACATCGTCAACGCACCCGGTCAACTCATCGACGGCGTGCCGCATCACCTCGAACGCCGGTGGCGCGGCGCACGGCGGGGCGATCTGTCGTGGCACTTCGTTGGGCATCACGCCGCGCACGCGGCAAGCGCGTTTCTCGCGTCGCCGTACGGCGATGCGGCGGTCATGTGCCTGGACGGACGCGGCGAACGCGCCACCACCAGCTACTGGCAGGGACACGACGCCGCCATCGACCCGTTAGGCGAGGTACGGCTGCCGCATTCGCTCGGGCTGCTCTACGAGGACGTCACCCAGTACCTGGGGTTCCTGCGGTCATCCGACGAGTACAAGGTGATGGCGCTTGCGTCGTTTGGCCGCCCCGAGTTCGTCGACGAATTTCGGAGCATGATCGCGATCGGCGACGACGGCGGCTATTCCATCGACGACCTGGAGCTGGAGCGGCGATTCGGCGCGCGGCGTCTGCGCGGTGCGCAAATCGAACAGCGCCATTACGACATCGCGCGTTCGCTGCAAGTCGTGCTCGAAGAGACGGTCATCCGTCTCGCCTCGTGGCTGCGCGAGCGCACGCGATCGCCGCGACTCTGCATGGCCGGCGGCGTTGCGCTCAACTGCGTGATGAACGCGCGTCTGCGCGACAGCGGCGTGTTCGATGACGTCTGGGTGCAGCCGGCGGCCGGCGATGCAGGGACGGCGCTCGGCGCCGGGCTGATGGTGGACGCGAGCGAACGCGGTGCAACCTCGCATACGCGAATGGAGCACGTCTATTTCGGGCCGTCGTTCGCGGACGATGAGATCGAACGATTTCTCCAATGGTCGAAGGTGCCGTATCGGCGCGTGCCGGACATCGCCGAGGCCGCCGCGGCGCTGCTGGCGGGCAACAAGGTCATCGGCTGGTTTCAGGGCGCGATGGAGTTCGGTCCGCGCGCGCTCGGCGCTCGATCGATTCTAGCGAGCCCGATCGATGCGGCCATGCAGGTGAGGCTCAACGAAATCAAGGATCGCGAGGACTTCCGGCCGGTGGCGCCGGTGGTGCTCGAGGAAGAGGCGGCGTCGTGGTTCTGCGGTGCGGGGGCGGCCGCGCCGTTCATGCTGTTCACGTTCGAGGTGCGCAGCGAGAAGGCAGACTGCATTCCTGCCATTAGGCATGTGGATGGCACGGCTCGCGTGCAGACCATCCGGCGCGATCAGAACGCGCGATATTACGATTTGATTCGTGCGTTCGAGCGGCGAACCGGGGTGCCGGTGCTCGTGAACACGTCGTTCAACACGCGCGGTGAGCCCATCGTGTGTACGCCCCGCGACGCGATCGAGTGCTTCTGGACCTCGCCACTGGATGCGCTGGCCATCGGGTCGTTCGTATTGGAGAAGCCGGTGCATCACGTCGACGTGCACGCGCCATGA
- a CDS encoding HAD family hydrolase, translating into MSGVVLLDKDGVLVENVPLSADPQRMRLMDGAGDALARLAAHGFRFGVVTNQSGVALGCFPERALAGVAERLREMLAEAGVSLDAFCYCPHHPDGVVAAYRRVCDCRKPAPGLVHRAARELGIDPRSAWVVGDILDDVEAAHRAGARAILFDTGGETDWLRSPLRTPDFVTTSFHGVADIILGDRLAGARR; encoded by the coding sequence ATGAGCGGTGTCGTTCTGCTGGACAAGGACGGCGTGCTCGTCGAAAACGTCCCGCTGAGCGCGGATCCGCAGCGCATGCGCCTCATGGATGGCGCCGGCGACGCGCTCGCGCGACTGGCGGCCCACGGGTTTCGATTCGGCGTCGTGACGAATCAAAGTGGTGTCGCACTCGGATGTTTTCCCGAACGGGCGCTGGCGGGCGTGGCGGAGCGATTGCGCGAAATGCTGGCCGAGGCGGGCGTCTCGCTGGACGCATTCTGCTACTGCCCGCACCATCCCGATGGCGTGGTGGCGGCGTACCGCCGCGTGTGCGACTGCCGCAAGCCGGCGCCCGGCCTGGTACATCGCGCGGCGCGCGAGTTAGGCATCGATCCGCGATCCGCCTGGGTGGTGGGCGACATTCTCGATGATGTCGAAGCGGCGCATCGCGCCGGCGCGCGCGCGATTCTGTTCGACACGGGCGGCGAAACCGACTGGTTGCGATCCCCGCTCCGGACGCCCGACTTCGTCACGACGTCGTTCCATGGAGTGGCCGACATCATCCTCGGCGACCGGCTGGCGGGGGCGCGGCGATGA
- a CDS encoding glycosyltransferase family 9 protein, protein MLCAVPALRAFRAGFPDSRITLIGLPWAIELMPWLASLVDDLVFFPGYPGIPECQFDAADVTAFLAHMQSRQFDLAVQLHGSGAHINEFTLLFGAHRTAVYRTPEDAVPLEGEGTAVPWPTRGSEIERLLALPYALGCPDVGTALGLAATADDRAALGEVGEAAGLSFREYACVHAGARFPSRRWPPERFAALADALAERGLAIVLTGTRSEAPITAAVRAAMRADAIDLTGRLGLGALGALVSDAALVVCNDTGMSHIAAAFGTPSVVVASGSDVSRWAPLDRERHRVLWHDVACRPCMHLRCPTGHECAAGVDVAAAIAQADDLMEHCHGAR, encoded by the coding sequence ATGCTGTGCGCGGTGCCGGCGTTGCGCGCGTTCCGCGCCGGGTTCCCCGATTCGCGAATCACGTTGATCGGGTTGCCGTGGGCGATTGAGCTCATGCCGTGGCTCGCGTCATTGGTGGACGATCTCGTGTTTTTCCCGGGCTATCCGGGGATTCCCGAATGTCAATTTGACGCAGCGGATGTGACGGCGTTTCTCGCGCACATGCAGTCGCGTCAGTTCGATCTCGCGGTTCAGCTGCACGGCAGCGGCGCCCACATCAATGAATTCACGCTGCTCTTCGGCGCGCACCGGACGGCCGTTTACCGTACGCCGGAAGATGCCGTGCCGCTGGAGGGCGAGGGAACCGCCGTGCCGTGGCCGACGCGGGGCAGCGAGATCGAGCGTCTGCTCGCGCTTCCGTATGCGCTCGGATGCCCGGATGTGGGCACGGCGCTGGGGCTCGCGGCCACGGCCGACGACCGGGCAGCGTTAGGCGAAGTGGGCGAGGCCGCCGGCTTGTCGTTTCGCGAATACGCGTGTGTGCACGCGGGGGCCCGATTTCCCTCGCGGCGCTGGCCGCCGGAGCGATTCGCCGCGCTGGCGGACGCGCTCGCCGAGCGCGGGCTGGCGATCGTGCTCACCGGCACGCGGTCGGAGGCGCCGATCACGGCCGCCGTGCGCGCGGCGATGCGAGCGGACGCGATCGATCTGACCGGGCGGCTGGGGCTCGGCGCGTTAGGCGCGCTGGTGAGCGATGCCGCGCTCGTCGTCTGCAACGACACCGGCATGTCGCACATCGCGGCGGCGTTCGGGACGCCGAGCGTCGTGGTGGCGTCGGGGTCGGACGTGTCGCGCTGGGCGCCGCTCGATCGCGAACGGCATCGCGTGTTGTGGCACGACGTGGCGTGCCGGCCGTGCATGCACCTGCGATGTCCGACGGGTCATGAATGCGCGGCCGGCGTGGATGTCGCCGCCGCGATTGCGCAGGCCGACGACCTCATGGAGCACTGCCATGGCGCGCGTTAG
- a CDS encoding MFS transporter yields MRSREPRLWSNDAGASWRRVAALVDANGIAQTVMVQLTGGVFLTGLALALGANAIAIGVLAALPLASKLSQLVLSWWIERAGRWRRWAIASASVARIALIAVPVLVLAPGPAPIRLTMLIIVMGVSALAGAVFELSFLTWLAELIPEPLRGVFWGRRGRNAGVVGTIASILAAIRLDQSPTASSSKHGFALVFGAGAILGLVGVLFLQQLPQPRRRETRTQPLDLTTALRAPLRDKNYRTMLVFSAWWSFASGYMAPFYMVYMLRTLGLSFLAVTLLTTITNTIMALTQTRWGTLGDHFGTKPVLRIGSYLIACTPVLWLISAPGRVWPVIIVEVLSGVGWSAYHVSLSNLALKLAPDDSRPSYLGAFGAFSGVAEGMAPLISGALLTVLAASATPTLGEFRAMMIVQLVLFGVATIVPQWIREPRGTAVGHLIRVVARFQAMDSSRPVSLIFEYGYTHLARIADLIAREFPRDAEPI; encoded by the coding sequence ATGCGCTCGCGTGAACCGCGGCTGTGGTCCAATGACGCGGGCGCGAGTTGGCGACGCGTTGCCGCGCTCGTAGACGCGAACGGCATCGCGCAGACTGTCATGGTGCAGTTGACCGGTGGTGTGTTTCTCACCGGTCTCGCGCTTGCGCTTGGAGCCAACGCGATCGCGATCGGTGTGCTGGCCGCGCTCCCGCTGGCGTCGAAGCTGTCGCAGCTCGTGCTCTCATGGTGGATCGAGCGCGCGGGGCGCTGGCGCAGGTGGGCGATCGCGAGCGCGTCCGTCGCTCGTATCGCCTTGATTGCCGTGCCCGTGCTCGTGCTCGCCCCGGGCCCGGCGCCGATCCGCCTCACGATGCTCATCATCGTGATGGGCGTCTCGGCGCTCGCCGGCGCCGTGTTCGAGCTCTCGTTCCTGACATGGCTCGCTGAGCTCATCCCCGAGCCGCTGCGTGGCGTCTTCTGGGGGCGACGCGGACGCAACGCCGGCGTCGTCGGGACGATCGCATCCATTCTCGCCGCGATTCGACTCGACCAGTCGCCGACGGCCTCGTCTTCCAAGCACGGCTTCGCGCTCGTCTTCGGCGCCGGCGCGATTCTCGGTCTCGTGGGAGTGCTCTTCCTTCAGCAATTGCCGCAGCCGCGCCGGCGTGAAACCAGAACACAGCCCCTGGATCTCACCACCGCCCTGCGCGCGCCGCTCCGCGACAAGAACTATCGAACCATGTTGGTTTTCAGCGCGTGGTGGAGCTTCGCGTCCGGGTACATGGCGCCCTTCTACATGGTGTACATGCTGCGCACGCTCGGCTTGTCCTTTCTCGCCGTGACGCTGCTCACCACGATCACCAACACGATCATGGCTCTAACGCAAACGCGATGGGGCACGCTCGGCGACCACTTCGGCACGAAGCCGGTGCTGCGCATTGGCAGCTACTTGATCGCGTGCACTCCCGTGCTCTGGTTGATCAGCGCGCCCGGCCGCGTGTGGCCGGTGATCATTGTGGAAGTGCTCTCGGGCGTCGGGTGGAGCGCGTACCACGTCAGCCTCTCGAATCTCGCGCTCAAACTCGCGCCGGATGACAGCCGCCCCTCCTACCTCGGCGCCTTTGGCGCATTCAGCGGCGTGGCCGAAGGGATGGCGCCGTTGATCAGCGGCGCGCTGCTCACGGTCCTGGCCGCGAGCGCCACTCCAACGTTAGGCGAATTCCGCGCCATGATGATCGTGCAGCTCGTTCTGTTCGGCGTCGCCACCATCGTGCCGCAATGGATTCGCGAGCCGCGCGGCACGGCGGTGGGCCATCTGATCCGAGTGGTGGCGCGCTTCCAGGCCATGGACTCGAGTCGGCCCGTGTCGCTGATCTTCGAGTACGGATACACGCACTTGGCGCGCATCGCCGATCTCATCGCGCGCGAGTTCCCACGCGACGCAGAACCGATTTGA
- a CDS encoding glycosyltransferase — MARVSRRRLRVLTWHVHGNYLWYLSQAPHEFFLPVKPERAHPYGGRAGGFPWPDNVHEVAAAEVRTARFDCVLFQSEQVYAVDQFDLLSAEQRRLPRVYLEHDPPLAHPFAQRHPVDDGDVMVVHVTEWNAMMWDCGRSPVRVVEHGVVIPGDVRYSGELPRGVCAINNLRTRARRMGADVFTAARRHVPIDLVGMDACSLGGLGEIDPPALAAFQARYRFAFSPVRHTSLALAVVEAMMIGLPIVGLATCELASVITNGESGFVDSSLPRVLDAALALIEDPAEARRLGEGARRMAADRYGIARFAADWDAVLREVAA; from the coding sequence ATGGCGCGCGTTAGTCGCCGCCGGCTGCGCGTGCTCACCTGGCACGTCCACGGCAATTACCTCTGGTATTTGTCGCAGGCGCCGCACGAGTTTTTCCTGCCGGTGAAGCCGGAACGCGCGCATCCGTACGGCGGGCGCGCCGGCGGCTTCCCGTGGCCGGACAATGTCCATGAAGTTGCAGCCGCCGAGGTCCGCACGGCGCGGTTCGACTGCGTGCTGTTTCAGTCGGAGCAGGTGTACGCGGTGGATCAATTCGACCTGCTGAGCGCCGAGCAGCGCCGGTTGCCGCGTGTGTATCTCGAGCACGATCCGCCGCTCGCGCATCCCTTTGCCCAACGGCACCCGGTGGACGACGGCGACGTGATGGTCGTGCACGTGACCGAGTGGAACGCCATGATGTGGGACTGCGGGCGGTCGCCGGTTCGTGTAGTGGAGCACGGCGTGGTGATCCCGGGAGACGTGCGGTACTCGGGGGAACTGCCGCGCGGCGTCTGCGCGATCAACAACCTGCGTACGCGGGCGCGGCGGATGGGTGCCGATGTGTTCACGGCGGCGCGGCGCCACGTGCCGATCGACCTCGTGGGCATGGACGCCTGCTCGTTAGGCGGCCTCGGCGAGATCGACCCGCCGGCGCTGGCGGCCTTCCAGGCGCGCTATCGGTTCGCCTTCAGCCCGGTGCGCCACACGAGTCTCGCGTTGGCGGTGGTCGAAGCGATGATGATCGGGCTGCCGATCGTCGGGCTGGCGACGTGCGAGTTGGCATCGGTGATCACGAACGGAGAATCGGGATTCGTCGACTCGTCGCTGCCGCGCGTGCTCGACGCGGCGTTGGCGCTGATCGAGGATCCGGCGGAGGCGCGGCGGTTGGGCGAGGGGGCGCGCCGGATGGCGGCCGATCGCTACGGGATCGCGCGCTTTGCCGCGGACTGGGATGCGGTGTTGAGAGAGGTGGCAGCATGA